Proteins from one Cervus canadensis isolate Bull #8, Minnesota chromosome 25, ASM1932006v1, whole genome shotgun sequence genomic window:
- the AQP6 gene encoding aquaporin-6 isoform X2 produces the protein MESGRCSLAKMLVCRLWMTISKALFAEFLATALYVFFGVGSALRWPLALPSVLQIAITFNLATAVIVQITWKASGAHVNPAVTLAFLVGSQISLPRAVAYVAAQLAGATAGAALLYGVTPGDIRENFGVNMVRSSASTGQAVAVELILTLQLVLCVFASTDSRQTTGSPAATIGASVAVGHLIGFYFTGCSMNPARSFGSAIIVGKFEVHWKAPGLPGDQVNTGKQAESQRRPVVLTAHEQGICFCLLRSSGWDP, from the exons ATGGAGTCAGGCCGGTGCAGCTTGGCCAAGATGCTGGTGTGCCGGCTCTGGATGACCATCAGCAAGGCTCTGTTTGCCGAGTTCCTGGCCACAGCGCTGTACGTGTTCTTTGGCGTGGGCTCGGCTCTGAGATGGCCCCTGGCGCTTCCCTCTGTGCTGCAGATCGCCATCACCTTCAACCTGGCCACGGCCGTGATCGTGCAGATCACCTGGAAGGCCAGCGGGGCCCACGTCAACCCTGCCGTGACGCTGGCCTTCCTCGTGGGCTCCCAGATCTCCCTGCCCCGGGCTGTGGCCTATGTGGCTGCCCAGCTGGCAGGGGCCACGGCGGGAGCTGCTCTGCTTTACGGGGTCACGCCTGGGGACATCCGAGAAAACTTTGGGGTCAATATG GTCCGGAGCAGTGCCTCGACCGGCCAGGCGGTGGCGGTAGAGCTCATCTTGACCCTCCAGCTCGTGCTCTGCGTTTTCGCCTCCACCGACAGCCGTCAGACCACGGGCTCCCCCGCAGCCACAATTGGAGCCTCGGTGGCAGTGGGCCACCTCATCGGG TTCTATTTCACCGGCTGCTCCATGAACCCAGCCCGCTCCTTTGGTTCCGCCATCATCGTGGGGAAGTTTGAAGTCCACTGG AAAGCTCCAGGGCTCCCAGGAGACCAAGTCAACACTGGAAAGCAGGCGGAATCCCAGAGACGCCCTGTGGTCTTGACAGCTCACGAGCAGGGCATCTGCTTTTGCCTCCTCAGATCTTCTGGGTGGGACCCTTGA
- the AQP6 gene encoding aquaporin-6 isoform X1 encodes MESGRCSLAKMLVCRLWMTISKALFAEFLATALYVFFGVGSALRWPLALPSVLQIAITFNLATAVIVQITWKASGAHVNPAVTLAFLVGSQISLPRAVAYVAAQLAGATAGAALLYGVTPGDIRENFGVNMVRSSASTGQAVAVELILTLQLVLCVFASTDSRQTTGSPAATIGASVAVGHLIGFYFTGCSMNPARSFGSAIIVGKFEVHWIFWVGPLTGAVLASLIYNFILFPDTKTLAQRLAILTGSAEMEKTEGEEPQKKETQSNSEDTEMESVCQVA; translated from the exons ATGGAGTCAGGCCGGTGCAGCTTGGCCAAGATGCTGGTGTGCCGGCTCTGGATGACCATCAGCAAGGCTCTGTTTGCCGAGTTCCTGGCCACAGCGCTGTACGTGTTCTTTGGCGTGGGCTCGGCTCTGAGATGGCCCCTGGCGCTTCCCTCTGTGCTGCAGATCGCCATCACCTTCAACCTGGCCACGGCCGTGATCGTGCAGATCACCTGGAAGGCCAGCGGGGCCCACGTCAACCCTGCCGTGACGCTGGCCTTCCTCGTGGGCTCCCAGATCTCCCTGCCCCGGGCTGTGGCCTATGTGGCTGCCCAGCTGGCAGGGGCCACGGCGGGAGCTGCTCTGCTTTACGGGGTCACGCCTGGGGACATCCGAGAAAACTTTGGGGTCAATATG GTCCGGAGCAGTGCCTCGACCGGCCAGGCGGTGGCGGTAGAGCTCATCTTGACCCTCCAGCTCGTGCTCTGCGTTTTCGCCTCCACCGACAGCCGTCAGACCACGGGCTCCCCCGCAGCCACAATTGGAGCCTCGGTGGCAGTGGGCCACCTCATCGGG TTCTATTTCACCGGCTGCTCCATGAACCCAGCCCGCTCCTTTGGTTCCGCCATCATCGTGGGGAAGTTTGAAGTCCACTGG ATCTTCTGGGTGGGACCCTTGACGGGAGCCGTCCTGGCTTCGCTGATCTACAACTTCATCCTGTTCCCTGACACCAAGACCCTGGCCCAGCGACTGGCCATCCTCACGGGCAGTGcagaaatggagaaaacagaagGGGAGGAACCCCAGAAAAAAGAAACCCAGTCCAACTCAGAGGACACTGAGATGGAGAGTGTGTGTCAGGTGGCATAG